The window TGTCCATCTCGTCTGCAAGTTGGGCCTGCTTCACGGTTGGGCTAGCGATGCGAGCGGCTATCAGTTCGAGTGCGGCTGCTACTGCGGTGGCTCGGTAAACGTCAGCACCTCCGCTGATCGCATTATTGATGATCGTTTCGTATGTGGTTGCCATTTGAAGCTCCGTTTCGTTGGTAGAGCGGAGATCAATACAGGCAGCGAGCCACTATTTCAACACCTGCCACAGCGAGGCACCTAAGTCTCAAGGAATTCCCTATGGCGCTGACAGCAAAACAGCAGCGCTTCGTCGACGAATACCTGATCGACCTGAATGCCACGCAAGCCGCTATCCGCGCTGGATTCAGCGCTAAGACTGCCAGACAGGCGGGTAATCGTCTGTTGACAAATGTTGACATTCAGCAGGCCATCCAGGCTGGCATGGAGGCGCGCTCTGGAAGGGTAGCCATCACCCAGGACATGGTGCTCCGAGAGCTGGCCAAGATAGGGTTCAGCGACATCCGGAAGGTGGTCCGCTGGGGCGAGACGATGGTGCGCATGGTCGAGGCAGAAGAGGGCGGCACCGAAGACATGGTGCCGTACCACGGCCTTGCGCTGATCGACTCCGCCGAGATCGACGACGACACGGCCGGCGCCATTGCCGAGGTGTCCCAAGGCAAAGAAGGGCTGAAGGTAAAGCTGCACGACAAGAAGGGTGCGCTGGTCGACATCGGGCGGCACCTGGGTATGTTCGGGCATGGCGGTCCTTCTGAGCTTGACGAAGAGCTCAAGCGACTGGAGATCGAGAAGCGCAAGGCTGAGCTGAAGGCCCTGCAAGCCGGGTCGCAGTCGTCCAACGCCCAGCTGCTGGCTGATCTGATTGCGAGGTTGCCAGGATGAACACCGGTAACCTGATGCTCGATCGCCAGCTGGCCCGCTGGTACAAGCTCAAGGATCACCCGGTACAGCTCGCCCTCATGGCGGCCGTGCCGTCTGGTATCCGTTTCCCCCTGGTTCCGGCCGGGCGCCGTAGCGGCAAGACCGAACGATTCAAGCGGTTCCTGGTGAAGCAGGCCACGGCCTACAGTGGCCCGTACTTCGCTGCGGCTCCCACTCATGCCCAGGCCAAGAAGATCTTCTGGGACGACCTCAAGGCTTTCACGCTGTCGAGCATGCATAGCCGCCGGCCTTCCGAGTCGGACCTAATCATCTACCTGGAGAACGGTAGCGAGATACACGTCATCGGCCTGGACAAGCCTCAGCGGATCGAGGGTATCCCGTGGACTGGTGGTGGCATCGACGAATTCGCCGACGTTAAGCCGGACGCCTGGGAGGCAAACATCCTGCCGGCCCTCAATACCGTCAACCCGACCATGCCTGACTACCGGGCTTGGTGCTGGCTGCTGGGCGTGCCTGATGGCCTGAACCACTACTACGACCTCTGCCAGCAGGCCGAGACAGGGCAGGATCCGAACTTCCGCGTGTTCCACTGGAAGTCAGCAGAGATCCTGCCGCCGGACGTCATGGATGCCATGAAGCGCGCCATGTCGCCCAAGCAATTCAAGCAGGAGTTTGAAGCCAGCTTCGAGACGGCCTCGGGTCGGATCTACGAGGATTACGGCAAGCATAACCAAACGTCTGCCACCATCGAGCCGCATGAGCAGCTGATGTGGATGCACGACCAGAACTTCACGCCTCTATCGTCGGCCATCGGTGTCCGGCGCAACAACGGCAAGGATCTGTACCTGCTTGATGAGATCGTACTGACCAGCGCCATATCGCGCCAGGCGGCCGTCGAGTTCGTTGAGCGTTACAAGGATCACAAGAACAAGCATGTGCTGATCTACGGAGACCCGGCGGGCAAGGCCGGCGAGAAGCATGGTCACGCATCGGACTACACCGACATCGAGGCCGTGCTGAAGGCGAGCGGGTGGCGCTACACGCGCAAGGTTAAGCCTGCACACCCGGCCATCAAGGACCGGCAGAACGCTGTCCGGGCCAAGATCCTGACCGCATCCGGGGAGAGCAGCCTCTTCGTCAACCCGGTGACCGCGCCTTGGTGCCACAAGGGCCTGGCCACAGTCCAGCTTCAAGAAGGTTCGACGTTCCAAGAGGACCAGAAGAACCAGTATCAACACATCACAACCGCGATCGGCTACTGCGTCGACGTTGAATGGCCTGCGAAGGGCCGATTCTCCTACGAAGGTGTTACCTAATGGGCGTAGTCCGATACCTCAGCGACAAGCTGGTGAACCTGGTGGCGAACCTGGGCACCGAGCGCGACAAGGCATCGGGCTCGACGTATGCGCCGGTGATCCTGACCGACGAGCAGCTGGTGAACGCATATCGCGGGGCCTGGCTTCCGCGCAAGATAGTGGACATCCCTGCTTTGGACGCCACTCGGCGCTGGCGGGCATGGCAGGCTGACAAGGCCCAGATCGAGAAAATCGAGGCTGAGGAGGTTCGCCTTGACCTTCGAGCCAAGGTGAAGCAGGCCATGACCCGGGCCCGGCTGTTCGGCGGGGCGGCCATCTTCATCGGCACGGGAGAGACGAACACTGCGGTGCCGCTGAACCCTGAGCGAATCCAGTCAGGCGGCCTTAAGTACCTGGCCGTCATGAATCGCCGGCAGTTGTCCCCGACCGAGATCGAACAAGATCCCCAGTCGGAGCGCTTCGGCAAGCCCAAGGCCTACCGCCTGGCTGATAGCCAGGTGGAGATCCACCCATCTCGCCTGGTGATCTTCTCCGGGGCCGAGCATCCCGACCCTGACCTGGCCCCGGCCAACATCTTCGGCTGGGGTGATTCGGTCCTCCAGGCGATTTTCGAAGCCATCAAGCAGTCGGACGGCACCATGGCCAACGTGGCCAGCCTGGTGTTCGAGGCCAAGGTCGACGTCATCCGCATCCCTGACTTCATGCAGAGCCTGCAGGACGACGGATACCGCAAGCAGGTGCTGGAACGCATCACCCTGGCAGCCACTGCCAAGGGCATCAACGGTACGCTGCTGCTGGACAAGGAAGAGGACTATGAGACGAAGTCGGCGAGCTTCGGCACGCTGCCTGACATCATCGACCGATTCCTGCAGGCCGTATCCGGTGCGGCCGACATTCCGGCTACCCGTTTGCTCGGGCAGTCGCCTTCCGGCCTGAACTCCACCGGCGAGGCCGACCTTCGCAACTACTACGACCGCATCCAGGCGCTGCAAGAACTTGACATCACCCCGGCCCTGAAGCTGCTCGATGACTGCCTGATCCGCTCGGCGCTTGGCTCCAGGCCGGCCCAGATCCACTACGTGTGGAACCCTCTCTGGCAGCCGACGGCAAAAGAGCGGTCCGAGATCAGCAAGCAGACGGCCGAGACCCTCAAGATCCTTGGCGAAACGAAGCTCTGGCCTGAAGACGCGCTGAGCAAGGCAGCTACCACGCTGCTGGTCGAGCAGAGCGTTTTGCCGGGCCTTGAGGCGGCAATCGCTGAGTTCGGCTCTGAACTGCCCGACGAAGAAGAGCCAGACGACGTTACGGCCACGCCCTGAGGTAAACCATGCACATCACAGACACAGTCAGCCTGGGCGACACCAGGCTGAACGATTCCGGCTACCTGGAAGCTTTTGCGCTCACTGCGCGCACCGGCATTCAGCAGTACCTGGGCGCCGAAGTAGGTCGGCCTGACCTGAAGGTCGTGAACGTCTACCGCGACGAGAAGGAGGTCTTCTCCAAGCGATCGCTGGAGTCGTTCTCCAAGATCCCGATGACCAATGACCACCCGGGCCAGCCGGTCACGGCTGCCAACTGGAAGAAGGTGGCGGTGGGCACGACCGGCGACGAGGTGCTGCGCGACGGCGAGTACCTGAAGATCGGCCTGAAGATCACCGACGGTGACGCCGTAGCCGCGGTGCAAGCCGGCAAGCGCGAACTGAGCGTGGGCTACAGCTGCGAACTGGTTTGGGAGGACGGGGAAGCCCCGGACGGCACCAAGTACCAGGCCAAGCAAACCAACATCATCGCCGACCACATCGCCATCGTTCAGCGCGGGCGGGCCGGCAGCCGGGCAAGCATTGGCGACTCCTGGCCACAACACACCCCAACCCCCGAGGAAAAACCCATGACCCTGAAGACGGTTACCGTCGACGGCATCCCGGTTGAAGTAACCGACCAGGGCGCCGTTGTCATCGCCACCCTGCAAGGCCGCCTGGCCGACGCCGCCACCAAGCTCAGCACCACCGAGGCTGCGCACGCCACTGCAATGGCAGCCAAGGACGCTGACCTGGCCAAGAAGGACGCCGAGATCGATGACCTCAAGTCCAAGCAGATCACCGACGCGCAGATCGACGAGCGCGTGAAGGCCCGAGGCGACCTGATCGCCAAGGCCAAGGCCATCCACGACGGCGATTACGCCGGGAAGAGCGATGCCGAGATCCGCAAGGCCGTGGTCGTCGCCAAGATCGGTGACGCTGCCATCGCCGGCAAGACCGATGCCTACATCGATGCTCGGTTCGACCTGCTGGTCGAGGACGCCGCCAAGGACCCGGTCCGCCAGCACCTGATCAATCAGGACGGCAAACCGCCGAAGCCCAATGACAACGGCCAGCAGGCCTACGAGCAGCGTCTGAACGACGCCTGGAAAGGGGGTGCCAAGTAATGGCCGTTCAAACCAGCTACACCGCGACCATTCGAGCCGGCCTGCCGGGCATGATCGTGGACACGATCCCGAAGACCCTGATCTCCCGCACCGTTGAGGCTGCTGGCGGCCTGGCGTTCGGCGTCCCGGTTATCCAGGGCACTGCCGACAAGGCTGGCCGTGCTGCCACCACCGGCGACACCGCAGCCAAGTTCGTCGGCATCAGCGTCCGCGATCGCTCGGTCAAGGCCGAGGCCAACCAGTACAGCCAGTACGAATCGGCCCGCGTGATGACCAAGGGCGCCATCTGGGTAACCGCTTCCGTGCAGGTAGCCGCTGGTGACCCGGTCTACTTCGTGCCGGCTACCGGCGCCTGGACCAACGTGGCCACCAGCAACGTACTGGTCGCGAACGCCCGTTTCGACACCAGCACCACCGGTGCCAACCAACTCGCTCAAGTCCGCCTGGGCTAAGGAGAAACCATGCGACACATTCAGCTCCTCGATGCTCAGGCCGCCCTGGGCTTCGTGGTCTCCCAGACCTCGTACATCGAGCGTCAGGTGAACGAGATCGTCTATGCGGACATTCAGTATTCGCAGCTGATCCCGGTCGACACCTCGGCTCCCGAATGGATCAAGACCGTCACCTACTACTCGGCCGACAAGGTCGGTAAAGCCGACTGGATCAACGGCAATGCCGATGACATCCCGCTGGCCAGCACCGAGCGCTCGAAGTTCGAGACCCAGATCCACATGGCCGGTATCGGCTATGGCTACGGCCTGGAAGAGATCAGCCAGGCGCAGATGCTCGGCATCAACCTGACCGCTGATGACGCCATGGCGGCCCGCCGGGCCTACGAGGAAATGGTTGACCGCGTTGCCCTGCTGGGTGACTCGTCGAAAGGCTTCTCGGGCCTGTTCAATTTCCCGGGCGTCACCGCTGGCACGGCCGTGACCGGCAACTGGGCTACCGCGACCGCCGACCAGATCCTGGCCGACGTGAACACCGCCCTGACCGTGCAGGCCCAGGGCACGCTGTTCACTGCGTTCTCCGACACCCTGTTGCTGCCGTACAGCAAGTTCCTGTTGCTGGCCACCCGTAAGGTGAACGAGCAGGGCCTGGAGTCGATCCTGACCTACCTGCAGCGCAACAACGTCTACACCGCACAGACCGGTCGCCCGCTGATGATCAAGGGCCTGAACGGCCTGGACACCGCCGGCGCAGGCAACACCGCGCGTATGATCAGCTACCGCCGCGACCCGTCGGTGCTGAAGATGCACATCCCGATGCCTCACCGCTTCCTGCCTGTGTACCAGGCAGGCCCGATCCGCTGGGAAGTGCCGGGCATCTTCCGCCTGGGCGGTGTGGATGTTCGTCGTCCTGCCGAAGTCCGCTACACCGACGGCATCTAAGGGGGTCACATGGCTAAGGTAACCAACACCCATAGCAAGACCCCAATCGGCCTGCCTGACGGCTCCGTGGTTCCTCCTGGCGGCACCATCGACGTGCCGCAGTGGGTCGACTACAGCAAGCGTCAGAATCTGGCCTTCTACGTCGAGTCAGGCGTGCTGGTGGTAGAGGCTGGCGAGCCGGCGGAGCTGACCAAGGAAGAGTTGATGGCCAAGCTGAAAGCTTTGGGCATCGAGGTTGGCGCAAATGCCAAGCCTGAAACCCTGCAGAAGCGCCTGGCAGAAGTCGAGGCCAAGGCCAAGGCTGAAGCCATCGCCAAGCTCAAGGAAAAGGGCATTGAAGTCGGCGACGACGTCACCCTGGAAGAGCTGCAGGCCGAACTGGCCAAGCACCCGTAACAACCCCGGGCGGTTCGCCGCCCACTTATTCGAGAGCGATGATGGCTGACTACTACGGTACCGTGGCGGGCGCAGATTCCTACCACACGGCCCGTGGCAATGCCGCCTGGGCGGCTGCTACTCAGGCCGACAAGGAAGCGGCACTGGCGCGAGCCTCAGCCTACATCGACGGCCTCGGCACCCAGCTGCCTACCACCGGCTGCGTTCTGTCGTTCCCCGGCCGCAAGGTCGGCGGGCGTGACCAGGCGTTGCAATGGCCTCGTTCCGGCGCAACGGACCGAAACGGCGACCCAATCGACGCAGGCTCGGTGCCGCGCGAGGTTGAACAGGCCACCTACGAAGGCGCGCTGCGTGAGCTGGTGAAGCCTGGCAGCCTTAACCCTGACTATGTGGCATCCAAGGCCGTCAAACGCGCCAAGGTAGGTCCTCTAGATACCGAGTTCTTCGGCCCTGAGGATGTCGACGGTCAGCCCAACAAGCCCGTAGTCGGCATCATCAACGACATCCTGGCGCCAATCATGGTGCTGCGGTGCCCGCTGCCAGTAGTGGTGGTCGTGTGAACCAGGCAGAACTCATCCGGCAGATCGAGGGCATGGAGCCAGCGATGGCCAAGGCCTACCTCGACCAGATTCGAGCAACCCTGGACGCGGCCACCATCGCCGAGATCGAGCGCCTCATCGCGACGCGAGACGATTCTGCGCTGGGCGATATGCTCACGGTTGGCGTGTTCGGCGCGCTGATGGAGTTGATCCGGTCGGGCTATATGGCAGGCGCCAAGGCAGAGGTGAGCAGCGTACCGCGCAGCCTGGGCAGGCAGGAGCTGGATGTGAATGCCGAAGGCGCCCAGTCATGGCTGGCGCAGCACATCGCAACCCTGAAGTCACAGATGGCCATGGATCAGGTCGATGGCATCAGCGTTACGGTTGCCTCTGGCCTGGAGGCCGGCAGGAGCCCGCGCCAAATTGCCCTGGACCTGGCCGGTCGTGTGAGCAAGCAAACCGGTCGGCGTACAGGCGGCACGGTTGGGCTGCCTGGCAATTTCTCCCAGTACGTGGCCGATGCCAGAACCCAGCTGCGCAGCGGCGATCCTGAACAGCTGCGCAAGTACCTGACCCGCACCCGCCGCGACAAGCGCTTTGATTCCATGGTCATGCGAGCGCTGAAGGATGGAACGCCGGTAAGCAGTTCTGATGCCGACCGCATCGCAGGGCGTTACGCCGACCGCCTTCTGCAGACCCATGCACAGATGATTGCCCGCACCGAGGCGCTTGAATCGTTCAGCGCTGGCCGGGACCGGGTGTATGAGCAACTGGTCGAGCGCGGGCTGCCGAGGGAAGCCATCGTCAAGGACTGGGAGACCAGGCGAGACGAGAAGGTGCGCAACAGCCACGCCGGCATGCAGGGTCAGACCCGGGCGCTGGGCGAGCCATTCAGCACCAACTCTGGCGCACTCCTGCGGTACCCGGGTGACCGGTCCCTGGGCGCTGGGTGGGACGAAACCGCGAATTGCCGGTGCCAGGCCCGGTACACCATAAGGGCAAACTATGCGCGACGAGATGCAGGAAATCTTCGGGGAGCTATTCGATGACGTCTTCGCGGAGTCGGTAACCGCCTTCACAGGCGAGTACATGGGTCCAGGCGTTTTCGACCCGGTGACCGAGGAAACCACGGCGCAGCCTGTGATCTACGCCGGGCGCGGCGTATTCCATGAGTACGATGAAAAGCGTGTCGACGGGCTGAACATCAAGTTCGGCGACATCCAGCTCATTGCGCTAACCAACGAAGTGGCCGGCCGCCCAGACATCGGCCACCTGGTGGAGACGACCGACAACGTCGGTATTCTCGGCATGCCCGCTAAGGGCTATCGCATCGTTCGCGTGGGCGGTGATCCTGCCGGCGTGCATCATGACCTGCAGCTGAGGAAGGCGTGATGGCCAAGCAAAGAGGAGGGCGCGCTTGGAGCGTGCCGCCGTCGGCGTTCATTGGCGTGGTCGAAGACGCCCTGGCCGATCGGCACCGATCGATCACCCTGGCAATGCTGGGCGAGATCGTACTTCGGGCACCTGTGGATACCGGGCGCTTCCTGGCCAACAACATCGTCAGCATCGGCTCGCCGGTCTTCTATTCCCTTGACGCCTACGACAAGAGCGGTCGGGAGACGGTCGCGAAGGGTGAGAGCGTGCTGTCTGGGCTTGAGCCTTATACCGTCACCTACATCCAGAACAACCTGGTGTACGCCGGGGCGCTCGAGGATGGCCACTCCCGGCAGGCGCCCGCTGGTATCTACGGCATCGCCTTTTACGGCGTGACACAGGCCTACGACAAATGACCTTCGAACAGATCCGGGCCATCGTCACTGGCCGCATGACGCAGTGGGCGGGCATACCCGCATCCGCTGTCGATTACCCGAACAACCCGCAGGGGCCGTTCGACCCGTCCGGCAAAACCATCTGGGCAAGGCTGGCGGACGTTCCAGGCCTGTCCAGCGCGCCAGAGGTCGGCATCGGCCCCTGCGTGCGCCGAACCGGCATCATCATGGTTCAGCTGTTCGTGCCCAGTAACAAGGGCACCCTGGCGATCACCAAGGCCGCGGACACGCTGGTTCAGCACTTCGAGTTCTACAGCGACCCGACCGGGCCATTCGAGTGCTACGCGGCCTCGGCCAGCACCATCGGCGATGACGGCCACGGCTGGTACCAGGTCAACCTGTCCATTCCATACCGGGCCTACTGAGGTCAGCGGGAGAGTCCATGCAGAGAAACAGCAAACCATTCATGGTGGTAGACGGCGTCACCTACATCAACGAGGCCATGATTCGTGATTCAGCTATGAGCGTGAAACTCAGCTCTAAGGCTACGGATGATGCCGGGCGCCCTGTGGTAGAGATGGATTTGTCCAGCGGTTCGATCACCTTGCGGGGCAGGGCAGAAGGCGATGACCAATGCCACCAGGGCATGGCCGGTCAAGTGACCGTCGATGCGGTGCGATGGGCAATAAGTCTAAGTCGTGATGAAAGCGGGCGGTACTTTGCTGCTGGTGTGGGACTTGGAGTCGATCAGGTGCTTCAGGAGCTGAACAGCTGCATCGCTGATTCAAAGCTGGCTGACCCTCTGAAGGAAAAGATCGAGCTTATGGAGGCCGTCAAGGAGGCCGTAGTGAAAGGCGCTCGCGCCGGCTACCAAGCGGCTCTCGAGGAATTCGGTAAGCGCTCCTCCTGAGCCATTCCAAGTTCGCCCATTCAAAGCCCGCCACAAGGCGGTTTTTTTACGCCTATTGATAGGAGAAACACGCCATGTCGAGTGGTGCCAAGGTTGCAACCGCCTGGATTCGTGAAGTCACGCCAGGCACCACCCCGCCAGGCCCCTGGAGCGTGCTGACGCGGACCAGCTTCGGTGTCGGGCCCAGCTACAACACCGCCGAGAACAATGAGATCGGCGAAGACCGCATGTCACAAGGTACCGCCCAGACCACCGTGGACGTGGCAGGCGATGTCGGTACCAAGATGCGCTTTGGCGCGCTGGATGAGTTCATGGCCTCCTGCTTCGGCAAGGATTGGGACAACAACGTCCTGACCATGGGTAACGACCGGATCAGCTTTAGCCTGGGCTACTATGCCGCGGACGTCGGCATCGCCGGCAAGGCCACCGGCGCCCAGGTCGCCACAATGAACATCCAAGTGCCGAATGACGGCGAGATCGAGGTGACCACCAGCTTTGCTGCGACCGGCTGGCAGGACAAGGGCGACAACACCAACTTCATCCTCACGCCGGTGGCCGAAGCATTCCAGCGCCGCTATGGCTTCAAGGACGTCTCCGGCCTCAAGCTCAACGGGGTCCAGGTCGGCGACAACAACGTTTGCGTCGACACCTTCAACCTGCAGTTCGACAATGCCGTCCAGACCCAGCGCTGTATCGGCAACGGAAACCCCTTTGCCGGCAATATCATCCCGACCACCTTCACGCCGTCGGGCAGCATCACGCTGAGCTGGTCGAAGACGGCCTACGAGCTGTGGAAGAAGCAGCAGACCGGCGATGCGATCAGCTTCGAATTCACTCTGGGCAATGCCGACGGCGCCTACGACATCCTAATCCCGGAGATGGAAATCAGCGGCTCCTGGCCGGATGGCGGAGCCACCGACATCATCCAGGTGGAGCTGACCTACACCGCCCGTCGCGTATCGCCGACCATCACCCGCCGTCCGGCGCCTCCAGCGCCAACTGGCGTGACCGTGGCCCCGTCGACCGCCAGCGTGGCCGTTGGTGCTACTACCAACTTGACCGCTACCGTCACCCCGGCTGGCGCGACCCAGACCGTTACCTGGTCCAGCTCCGATGCGAGCAAGGCCACCGTCAGCGCCACCGGCGTCGTGACAGGTGTGGCTGTCGGCACCGCGACCATCACCGCCACCAGCACCGTGGATGGCACCAAAAAAGGCACCGCGGCGATCACTGTCACGGCGTAATCATTGCCCGGCGCGCCCTGCGGTGCGTGTCGGGCCTTTTACCGCAGAGGAAGAACATGGGATTCACTATTGCTCGCAAGCCCGAGATGGACCTCCACGGCCAGCGCTGGGTGGAGTTCGCCCCGGGCGCCAAGATCCTGGTCGGCTCCGCCGCCGACCCCGTATACCGATCGCACCGCGCGCTGATCAACCGGCACTTGGCGGCGATAGACTCCCAGGCCGGCGTCGGCACCAAGCAGTTCAGCGTCGCGCAGATCCCGCAGGTCGAGATCGAGGTGGACGACGAGCTCTACATGGACCTGGTGGCGCACCACCTGATCAAGGACTGGCAGGGCGTCGACGTGGCCGAGCGTCCGGGCGAACCGGCGCCGTACACCCCGGAGCTCGGCAAGGCCCTGATCGAGCAGATGCCGAGCGTCTACTTCCTCGCTCTGCGCACCGGCGTCGATATCGCCAACCGCGTCGAGGAGCGCATCAAGGAATCGGTGGGAAAGCCCTCGCCGTCTACCGATGGGGTCGCGACTGGGCGGGCGAAGAGAACGAGAAAAAGCGCTGGAAACGCGAGCGACTGAGCGGCGTAGGCGCGGTACCGGAGGCCCCAGAGATTGACCCGGTCACTGACCAGCTGCTCGACGCCTACAACGCGATCAGCAGGTCACGGCAGTACGTCGGCATGATGGCCGCGCCGGCGCCGATCACCGCAGGCATGGTGAGCGAGTACCTGGCTAGGCACCCGACCGCCATCGATCGTGACGAGCTCGAGGCAGTGGTGTTCGCTCTGGATGAAGAATTCCGCGCCAACTGGGCGGAGCAGAACAGCAACGACTGACGCGGCCAGGCCGCAGGAGAAATCATGAGCTCAGCCCAAAATTGTTTCCCGGGCCACGAAGACGCCGGGAAACTCCTGTCGTGGGTTACACGTCAGATTTTGAATTCCGCTCTGGGAAAAGGCCTTGAATCAAAGATTCGAGAGGCAGGTGATACGCAGACCGATCTTTGATGATGGATTTGTCAGCTGGCATGGAGGCGATCAGAGTCTTCGCTGTTTCTTCAATCTTGCTGCGCAGCGAAGGGTCCAGAGTTGCCAGGGATGTGCCTATTACCTGAAGTGCAGCGCATACGCCGAGCTCGAAGGGAGTGATTACGCGTTGTTCGCTCATGTTGATCCTCCTAGATCATAACACCCCAGTCCATGGGCTTTCCGGCAACGGACCGGGGCAGTTCGTTGGGAGGCACAACGCTACTACGGCGCCGTGCCGGGCTGGTACTGGCTTTCCGTCCAGGGTGGATGGGTGGACAGGGCGCGGACCTACTGATAGGTGTGCGCCGGCGGCTTCCAGGCTGTGGTAGATTGCCCTCAATTCAAGGAGGGCGCGCTGTGAAACGGTGGATTTTTATGGGTATTCGGGAAAGGGTGTTGTTAGACCCTTTCTGAATACCCCACGGTTGGGTGGTTGAGTGTGTTGTTAGTCGTCCTCGCGGATGGCTCTGGTCTCCGGCTCCGCGTACAGCTGCAAGATGCTGAATATCGGAACGCCGTAATCCACCAGCTCGTCCTCGATGGGCTCGACTGCCATGATTTCCCTGGCCAGGAACGGCGCTAGCCGCTTGGTTTCTGGCGGCTTCACTTTGTGCTCTAGGGTGAACATGATCTTGGCGCGGAACATCTCGAAGCTCAGTCCGCGCGCGTTACGGTTCACGTCGCGCAGATAGCGGTTGATCGACTCGGTTAGCGCGTTGGTGTACCGCTGGGGAATGAACCTGAAGTAGTTGAAGATGTACTCGCCCCAGTTGGTCATCATGGTTGTGACGACCTTCCAGTCCTTCTCTTGCTCAGCGGGGATGCGCTGCCGCCATTCGTCATAGGCTTGCCTGGCTGCATTGTGGGTCTTGCTATTCCAGATGTTGTAGAAGCCTTCCTTGAGGTTGTAGGCGGTGCCTAGCTCGGGGAACTGATCGAACCACGTCTTGATCTTCAGGTGCGCCCAAACGTCCAGGTCACGCCTACGCATCAGCATTAGCTTGCGGTCGCCTTTCAGGGTGCGCTTTTGCGGAACGGTGAGGCCTCGCTTGATCCGCTTTCGTATCTGGTCCATTGCATCGTTGGCGTACCGCACAACGTGGAACTTATCGACGATGACAGTGGCGTTAGGGAACAGCTCTAGCGACACGTCTTTGTACGGATGGAACATGTCCTGGCAGACGATCTGGACCCTGTCCCGGCCGCGCATGTTGGAGATGTAATTATGGATCACGATCTTCTTGCGGTTAGGCAGGACGTCGATGATCGTTCTTTCTTCCAGGTTGATCAGGACGCACCTGTACTCGCCGCCGACAAGTAGTTCATCAATGCCAAGAACACGCGGAAGCATGGGCCTGTATCCAGCCTCCTTTTCGGCGCAGTAGTCGCGCAAGGCCCTGCGCACCACTGATTCATCCACGCCGAGATCGCGCGCCACAGCTGAGTTCGTGCTGGTCATGGCGTGCTTGATGACGTAGGCATGGCAGCGTTTCGTCATGCGGTGCTTCTCGTCGAAATCCAGCAGGGCCGGCGAGAACACTTTGCTGCATGTCTTGCACTTGTACCGTCGACGCATGCCCCAGAGCACCGTGCGCTTGCCCCTGATGGGCAGGTCAACGTACTTGGTCAGCTTCTTGGAGAAACGAA of the Pseudomonas asiatica genome contains:
- a CDS encoding phage minor head protein yields the protein MNQAELIRQIEGMEPAMAKAYLDQIRATLDAATIAEIERLIATRDDSALGDMLTVGVFGALMELIRSGYMAGAKAEVSSVPRSLGRQELDVNAEGAQSWLAQHIATLKSQMAMDQVDGISVTVASGLEAGRSPRQIALDLAGRVSKQTGRRTGGTVGLPGNFSQYVADARTQLRSGDPEQLRKYLTRTRRDKRFDSMVMRALKDGTPVSSSDADRIAGRYADRLLQTHAQMIARTEALESFSAGRDRVYEQLVERGLPREAIVKDWETRRDEKVRNSHAGMQGQTRALGEPFSTNSGALLRYPGDRSLGAGWDETANCRCQARYTIRANYARRDAGNLRGAIR
- a CDS encoding HK97 gp10 family phage protein; the protein is MAKQRGGRAWSVPPSAFIGVVEDALADRHRSITLAMLGEIVLRAPVDTGRFLANNIVSIGSPVFYSLDAYDKSGRETVAKGESVLSGLEPYTVTYIQNNLVYAGALEDGHSRQAPAGIYGIAFYGVTQAYDK
- a CDS encoding phage tail terminator-like protein, producing MTFEQIRAIVTGRMTQWAGIPASAVDYPNNPQGPFDPSGKTIWARLADVPGLSSAPEVGIGPCVRRTGIIMVQLFVPSNKGTLAITKAADTLVQHFEFYSDPTGPFECYAASASTIGDDGHGWYQVNLSIPYRAY
- a CDS encoding phage tail tube protein is translated as MSSGAKVATAWIREVTPGTTPPGPWSVLTRTSFGVGPSYNTAENNEIGEDRMSQGTAQTTVDVAGDVGTKMRFGALDEFMASCFGKDWDNNVLTMGNDRISFSLGYYAADVGIAGKATGAQVATMNIQVPNDGEIEVTTSFAATGWQDKGDNTNFILTPVAEAFQRRYGFKDVSGLKLNGVQVGDNNVCVDTFNLQFDNAVQTQRCIGNGNPFAGNIIPTTFTPSGSITLSWSKTAYELWKKQQTGDAISFEFTLGNADGAYDILIPEMEISGSWPDGGATDIIQVELTYTARRVSPTITRRPAPPAPTGVTVAPSTASVAVGATTNLTATVTPAGATQTVTWSSSDASKATVSATGVVTGVAVGTATITATSTVDGTKKGTAAITVTA
- a CDS encoding ISL3 family transposase; translated protein: MASLLEVGTPWPPRGRPVPESLSLLHPLNVKIVEFLEDEHDLQFKVEFPAPEFCTSCGAIGQSIRFSKKLTKYVDLPIRGKRTVLWGMRRRYKCKTCSKVFSPALLDFDEKHRMTKRCHAYVIKHAMTSTNSAVARDLGVDESVVRRALRDYCAEKEAGYRPMLPRVLGIDELLVGGEYRCVLINLEERTIIDVLPNRKKIVIHNYISNMRGRDRVQIVCQDMFHPYKDVSLELFPNATVIVDKFHVVRYANDAMDQIRKRIKRGLTVPQKRTLKGDRKLMLMRRRDLDVWAHLKIKTWFDQFPELGTAYNLKEGFYNIWNSKTHNAARQAYDEWRQRIPAEQEKDWKVVTTMMTNWGEYIFNYFRFIPQRYTNALTESINRYLRDVNRNARGLSFEMFRAKIMFTLEHKVKPPETKRLAPFLAREIMAVEPIEDELVDYGVPIFSILQLYAEPETRAIREDD